From Danio rerio strain Tuebingen ecotype United States chromosome 7, GRCz12tu, whole genome shotgun sequence, the proteins below share one genomic window:
- the LOC137496131 gene encoding histone H3, translating to MARTKQTARKSTGGKAPRKQLATKAARKSAPATGGVKKPHRYRPGTVALREIRRYQKSTELLIRKLPFQRLVREIAQDFKTDLRFQSSAVMALQEASEAYLVGLFEDTNLCAIHAKRVTIMPKDIQLARRIRGERA from the coding sequence ATGGCTAGAACTAAGCAGACCGCCCGTAAGTCCACCGGAGGAAAAGCTCCAAGGAAGCAGCTCGCCACTAAGGCTGCCCGTAAAAGTGCACCGGCAACCGGCGGCGTTAAGAAGCCTCATCGCTACAGACCCGGTACCGTGGCTCTGAGAGAAATCCGCCGTTATCAGAAGTCCACTGAGCTGCTGATCCGCAAACTGCCCTTCCAGCGTCTGGTGAGAGAAATCGCTCAAGATTTCAAGACTGATCTGCGTTTCCAGAGTTCCGCCGTCATGGCCCTGCAGGAGGCCAGCGAGGCTTATTTGGTGGGTCTGTTTGAGGACACAAACCTGTGCGCCATCCACGCCAAGAGAGTCACCATCATGCCCAAAGACATCCAGCTGGCCCGCCGCATCCGCGG